From a region of the Apis mellifera strain DH4 linkage group LG2, Amel_HAv3.1, whole genome shotgun sequence genome:
- the LOC726812 gene encoding RNA polymerase I-specific transcription initiation factor RRN3 translates to MSVVSSRVSSVSSILKTPGIRSQLIRQSNRVYFKLPKNLKSIIYNFEIGNGTKDYEDLICTLRDSNIKDTDLIEFLSNVRQCISLLSPIHKVFVETLLQIKWTNRSSDMTSAYKAFIEDLICMQIHYAKNVIDNLVEQFKPDENDNIEWKNGECREEDIQRLNHIHDILQKILEVVPMSSKVLLQSLRARFPYIIHETHTHEVYVYALIQIIEYAPQLRSDILSLIINRLMVLDVNIPRLELDNEEEDLMDDSSECDSTLDTENNIEENNITETEKIHPIAHKLDVCMELILKYMHNSCFINKVLQIECLKSLYFDVLRIFETVILPTHASQYVQYIMFYICSFKAAVMEAFIDWLWRKASNPNEPSIIRQSSIAYIASLVVTATFITTGLVKAVQFKISKWIHNYINMQDHSNYMEDENKEHNVFYSICQALFLIITKRHNDYPDSRKYMLYLQELDLAKIITCKLNPLKACHPEIMHNFAEITRIYQLAYCYTIIENNTRNQLPLFDSKKGTTSTIENFFPFSFYTLQRSGQRIIPILRDNINNSEHRTTIKYREDI, encoded by the exons atgTCAGTTGTATCTTCAAGAGTTAGTAGtgtttcatcaattttaaaaactccTGGAATAAGATCACAACTTATTAGACAATCTAATAGAGTATATTTCAAACTtccaaaaaatcttaaaagtattatttacaattttgaaattggtaATGGAACGAAAGATTATGAAGACTTAATATGTACTTTACGAGATTCAAATATAAAg gatacagatttaatagaatttttatcaaatgtaaGACAATGTATATCATTACTTAGTCCTATTCATAAAGTATTTGTAGAAACgcttttacaaataaaatggaCAAATCGTTCTTCAGATATGACATCTGCTTATAAAGCATTTATTGAAGATTTAATTTGTATGCAAATTCATTATGCAAAAAATGTAATAGACAATTTAGTTGAACAATTTAAACcag atgaaaatgataatattgaatggaaaaatggaGAATGTAGAGAAGAAGACATTCAAAGGTTGAATCATATACAcgatattcttcaaaaaattttagaagttGTACCAAT GTCTAGTAAAGTTCTACTACAATCTCTTAGAGCAAGATTCccatatattattcatgaaaCTCATACACATGAAGTTTATGTATAtgcattaattcaaataatagaatatgcaCCACAATTACGATCTGATATTCTAtctctaattattaatag attgaTGGTATTAGATGTAAACATACCACGTTTAGAGTTAgataatgaagaagaagaCTTGATGGATGATAGTAGTGAGTGTGACAGTACACTTGATACTGAGAacaatattgaagaaaataatataacagaaacagaaaaaatacATCCAATAGCTCATAAATTGGATGTATGCATGGAACTGATTCTGAAATACATGCATAActcttgttttattaataaagttttgcAAATAGAATGTTTAAAAAGTCTCTATTTTGACGTGTTACGAATATTCGAAACAGTAATATTACCTACTCATGCAAGTCAATACGTACAGTATATTATGTTCTATATTTGTAGTTTTAAAGCAGCTGTTATGGAGGCTTTTATAGATTGGTTATGGCGAAAAGCATCTAATCCTAATGAACCTTCAATTATACGACAATCATCTATAGCTTACATTGCTAGTTTAGTGGTTACAGCAACATTTATTACAACTgg attAGTAAAAGCAgtgcaatttaaaatatccaaatggatacataattatatcaatatgcaagatcattcaaattatatggaagacgaaaataaagaacacaatgtattttattctatttgccaggcattatttcttataattactAAAAGACATAATGATTATCCTGATTCAAGAAAGT atatgttatatttacaagaattagatttagcaaaaattataacatgtaAATTAAATCCATTAAAAGCTTGCCATCCTGAAATTATGCATAATTTTGCAGAAATTACTAGAATATATCAATTAGCATATTGTTAtactataattgaaaataatactcGAAATCAGCTTCCTCTTTTTGATAGTAAAAAAGGAACAACATCtacaatagaaaatttttttccatttagtTTTTACACATTACAACGAAGTGGACAAAGAATAATTCCTATATTgcgtgataatattaataatagtgaGCATAGGAcaactataaaatataggGAAGATATTTGA